From one Lolium rigidum isolate FL_2022 chromosome 4, APGP_CSIRO_Lrig_0.1, whole genome shotgun sequence genomic stretch:
- the LOC124649982 gene encoding cysteine proteinase inhibitor-like, whose translation MAKAAHDGPRRRPMLGGIQDAPAGRENDLETIELARFAVAEHNTKANASVEFERLVKVRLQVVAGCMHYFTIEVKEDGAKKVYEAKVWEKAWENFKQLQEFKPVP comes from the exons ATGGCCAAGGCGGCGCACGACGGCCCACGCCGCCGCCCCATGCTGGGTGGCATCCAGGACGCGCCGGCGGGGCGGGAGAACGACCTCGAGACCATCGAACTGGCACGATTCGCCGTCGCCGAGCACAACACCAAGGCC AACGCGTCGGTCGAGTTCGAGAGGCTGGTGAAGGTGAGGCTGCAGGTGGTGGCCGGGTGCATGCACTACTTCACCATCGAGGTCAAGGAGGACGGCGCCAAGAAGGTGTACGAAGCCAAGGTGTGGGAGAAGGCGTGGGAGAACTTCAAGCAGCTCCAGGAATTCAAGCCCGTACCCTGA
- the LOC124648480 gene encoding cysteine proteinase inhibitor-like gives MAKASRPCRGRFCRVPPRRLPTFGSVEDAPAGYEKNPEAIELARFAVSEHNTKANTALEFERVVKARGQLVAGTLHYFTIEVNQAGANKLYEAKVWVKEWESFKELQEFKPAD, from the exons ATGGCCAAGGCGTCGCGTCCCTGCCGGGGAAGATTTTGTCGCGTCCCACCACGCAGGCTGCCGACGTTCGGCAGCGTCGAGGACGCGCCGGCGGGGTATGAGAAGAACCCTGAGGCCATCGAGCTTGCCCGGTTCGCCGTCTCCGAGCACAACACCAAGGCC AACACGGCGCTGGAGTTCGAGAGGGTGGTGAAGGCGAGGGGACAGTTGGTGGCCGGGACCTTGCACTACTTTACCATCGAAGTTAACCAAGCCGGCGCCAACAAGCTTTACGAGGCCAAGGTCTGGGTAAAGGAGTGGGAGAGCTTCAAGGAGCTCCAGGAATTCAAGCCGGCCGATTAA